From Streptomyces zhihengii, the proteins below share one genomic window:
- a CDS encoding NTP transferase domain-containing protein → MDAYDAVVLAGGAAKRLGGADKPSVPVGGRPLLDRVLAACTGAGRTVVVGGRRGTARPVVWTREDPPGGGPAAALDAGVRRCEAGTVVVLSADLPFLESATVDRLRAALADSGREGAVLTDRTGRDQPLVAAYRAEPLRRELALLATEHGGLGGLPLRLLTRELDLARVGADALDAFDCDTWEDVSAARARIREHGLVLDEWITAVKAELGVELDVDTHALLDLARDAAHGVARPAAPLTTFLVGYAAAQAGGGPEAVADAARKAVALAARWAEESDGADAPRDASGGDAAG, encoded by the coding sequence GTGGACGCGTACGACGCCGTCGTGCTCGCCGGTGGTGCGGCGAAGCGCCTCGGCGGTGCCGACAAGCCCTCCGTACCCGTGGGCGGGCGCCCACTTCTCGACCGTGTGCTCGCGGCCTGCACCGGCGCCGGGCGCACCGTCGTCGTCGGCGGCCGCAGGGGCACCGCCCGGCCCGTCGTGTGGACGCGGGAGGACCCTCCCGGCGGCGGACCGGCGGCGGCGCTCGACGCCGGGGTGCGCCGCTGCGAGGCGGGGACGGTGGTCGTCCTCTCCGCGGACCTGCCGTTCCTGGAGAGCGCCACGGTGGACCGGCTGCGCGCGGCACTCGCGGACAGCGGACGCGAAGGAGCGGTCCTGACGGACCGCACGGGGCGCGACCAGCCGCTGGTCGCCGCGTACCGGGCGGAGCCGCTGCGGCGTGAACTCGCCCTCCTCGCCACCGAACACGGCGGCCTCGGCGGGCTGCCGCTGCGTCTTCTGACGCGGGAACTGGACCTCGCCAGGGTCGGGGCCGACGCCCTCGACGCGTTCGACTGCGACACCTGGGAGGACGTCTCCGCCGCCCGGGCACGCATCAGGGAGCATGGGCTCGTGCTGGATGAATGGATCACCGCAGTCAAGGCCGAACTCGGTGTCGAGCTGGATGTCGACACCCACGCCCTCCTCGACCTCGCGCGCGACGCCGCCCACGGTGTCGCGCGGCCCGCGGCGCCGCTGACCACCTTCCTGGTGGGGTACGCCGCGGCGCAGGCCGGAGGGGGCCCCGAGGCCGTGGCGGACGCCGCCCGCAAGGCCGTCGCCCTCGCGGCCCGCTGGGCCGAGGAGTCCGACGGCGCGGACGCGCCCCGGGACGCGTCCGGTGGGGACGCGGCGGGATGA
- a CDS encoding TetR/AcrR family transcriptional regulator, with translation MTTARRDTYTPETLLTVAVRIFNERGYDGTSMEHLSRAAGISKSSIYHHVAGKEELLRRAVSRALDALYAILDESGAGRGRAVERVEYVTRRTVEVLMAELPYVTLLLRVRGNTETERWAMERRREFDQRVADLLKAAAADGDLRADVDIRLATRLLFGMVNSLVEWYRPQAGGGYDGDQVAEAVVRMAFDGLRTGP, from the coding sequence GTGACCACGGCCAGACGGGACACCTACACGCCCGAGACGCTGCTGACCGTCGCCGTGCGGATCTTCAACGAGCGCGGCTACGACGGCACCTCCATGGAGCACCTGTCCCGTGCGGCGGGCATCTCCAAGTCCTCGATCTACCACCATGTCGCGGGCAAGGAGGAGCTGCTGCGGCGGGCCGTCAGCAGGGCCCTCGACGCGCTGTACGCGATCCTCGACGAGAGCGGCGCCGGCCGGGGCCGGGCCGTGGAGCGCGTCGAGTACGTCACCCGCCGCACCGTCGAGGTGCTGATGGCGGAACTCCCCTACGTGACGCTGCTGCTGCGGGTCCGGGGCAACACCGAGACCGAGCGCTGGGCCATGGAGCGCAGGCGCGAGTTCGACCAGCGGGTCGCCGACCTGCTGAAGGCCGCCGCGGCCGACGGCGACCTGCGGGCCGATGTGGACATACGACTGGCGACCAGGCTGCTCTTCGGCATGGTCAACTCGCTGGTCGAGTGGTACCGCCCGCAGGCGGGCGGCGGTTACGACGGGGACCAGGTGGCCGAGGCCGTCGTCCGGATGGCCTTCGACGGGCTGCGCACGGGGCCGTAG
- a CDS encoding dihydrolipoamide acetyltransferase family protein, which yields MAQVLEFKLPDLGEGLTEAEIVRWLVAVGDVVAIDQPVVEVETAKAMVEVPCPYGGVVTARFGEEGTELPVGAPLLTVAVGAVDSAGITDGGSGTDAPSSAAQAADGTGRPAAPGSSEAAESSGNVLVGYGTGAPAARRRRLRPVPAATAPAAVATVPAAAAAAPVAAASQDGPVAVISPLVRRLARENDLDLRRLTGSGPDGLILRADVERALRTPAPAEPAPARPVAPAAPAKGERVPLRGVRGAVADKLSRSRREIPDATCWVDADATELMAARAAMNAAGAPKISLLALLARICTSALRIHPELNSTVDMEAREIVRLPEVHLGFAAQTERGLVVPVVKDAHTRSAESLTEEFARLTQTARQGALTPADLTGGTFTLNNYGVFGVDGSTPIINHPEAAMLGVGRIVPKPWVHQGELAVRHVVQLSLTFDHRVCDGGTAGGFLRYVADCVEQPAVLLRTL from the coding sequence ATGGCGCAGGTGTTGGAGTTCAAGCTTCCGGACCTCGGTGAGGGGCTGACCGAGGCCGAGATCGTGCGCTGGCTCGTCGCCGTGGGCGATGTGGTCGCCATCGACCAGCCCGTCGTCGAGGTCGAGACGGCCAAGGCGATGGTCGAGGTGCCCTGCCCGTACGGCGGTGTGGTCACCGCCCGCTTCGGCGAGGAGGGCACGGAACTGCCGGTCGGCGCCCCGCTGCTGACCGTCGCCGTGGGAGCCGTGGACTCCGCGGGGATCACGGACGGCGGCTCCGGGACGGACGCGCCGTCCTCCGCCGCGCAGGCGGCGGACGGCACCGGGCGCCCGGCTGCCCCGGGGTCCTCGGAAGCGGCGGAGTCCTCGGGGAACGTGCTGGTCGGCTACGGCACGGGAGCGCCGGCCGCCCGCCGGCGGCGCCTGCGGCCCGTGCCCGCCGCGACCGCCCCGGCGGCGGTCGCCACCGTGCCGGCGGCCGCCGCAGCGGCGCCCGTCGCTGCGGCGTCGCAGGACGGCCCGGTGGCCGTGATCTCCCCGCTGGTGCGCAGGCTCGCCCGCGAGAACGACCTGGACCTGCGGCGGCTCACCGGCTCGGGCCCCGACGGGCTGATCCTGCGCGCCGACGTCGAACGAGCCCTCAGGACCCCCGCCCCGGCGGAGCCGGCCCCGGCCCGTCCCGTCGCGCCGGCCGCGCCCGCCAAGGGCGAGCGGGTGCCGCTGCGCGGGGTGCGCGGAGCCGTGGCCGACAAGCTCTCGCGCAGCCGGCGCGAGATCCCCGACGCCACCTGCTGGGTCGACGCCGACGCCACGGAGCTGATGGCCGCCCGCGCGGCGATGAACGCCGCGGGCGCGCCGAAGATCTCGCTCCTCGCCCTGCTCGCCCGCATCTGCACCTCGGCGCTCCGGATCCACCCCGAGCTCAACTCCACGGTCGACATGGAGGCCCGGGAGATCGTGCGGCTGCCCGAGGTCCATCTCGGCTTCGCCGCACAGACCGAACGGGGCCTGGTCGTCCCGGTGGTGAAGGACGCGCACACCAGGTCGGCCGAGTCGCTCACCGAGGAGTTCGCCCGTCTGACGCAGACGGCCCGGCAGGGCGCGCTGACACCGGCCGACCTGACCGGCGGCACCTTCACGCTGAACAACTACGGGGTGTTCGGCGTCGACGGCTCCACGCCGATCATCAACCACCCGGAAGCGGCGATGCTGGGCGTCGGCCGCATCGTGCCGAAGCCGTGGGTGCACCAGGGCGAGCTGGCGGTCCGCCACGTCGTGCAGCTGTCGCTCACCTTCGACCACCGCGTGTGCGACGGCGGCACGGCCGGGGGCTTCCTGCGGTACGTGGCCGACTGCGTCGAGCAACCTGCGGTGCTGCTGCGCACGCTCTAG
- the pdhA gene encoding pyruvate dehydrogenase (acetyl-transferring) E1 component subunit alpha, which yields MTVQELPGDAAYRPTPPPAWQPRTDPGPLLPDPEPYRVLGTDAAAAVDQELLLRLYAELVRGRRYNAQATALTKQGRLAVYPSSTGQEACEVAAAMALEERDWLFPSYRDTLAAVARGLDPVQALTLLRGDWHTGYDPHEHRIAPLCTPLATQLPHAVGLAHAARLKGDDVVALAMVGDGGTSEGDFHEALNFAAVWQAPAVFLVQNNGFAISVPLAKQTAAPSLAHKAVGYGMPGRLVDGNDAAAVHQVLTEAVERARRGGGPTLIEAVTYRMDAHTNADDATRYRGESEVDVWRAHDPILLLERELTRRGLLDDRVRNAAAEAAETMAAALREQMNADPVLDPMDLFTHVYAERTGQLREQAAQLTAELDAAADAEGEAR from the coding sequence ATGACGGTCCAGGAGCTGCCCGGTGACGCTGCCTACCGGCCCACCCCGCCACCGGCCTGGCAGCCGCGCACGGACCCCGGACCCCTGCTCCCGGACCCGGAGCCGTACCGCGTCCTCGGCACCGACGCGGCCGCCGCGGTCGACCAGGAGCTGCTGCTGCGGCTCTACGCGGAGCTCGTACGCGGCCGCCGCTACAACGCCCAGGCCACCGCGCTGACCAAGCAGGGCCGGCTCGCCGTCTACCCGTCGAGCACGGGCCAGGAGGCCTGCGAGGTCGCCGCGGCGATGGCCCTGGAGGAGCGCGACTGGCTCTTCCCCAGCTACCGCGACACGCTCGCCGCGGTCGCCCGCGGCCTGGACCCGGTGCAGGCGCTGACGCTGCTGCGCGGCGACTGGCACACCGGCTACGACCCGCACGAGCACCGGATCGCCCCCCTGTGCACCCCGCTCGCCACCCAGCTGCCGCACGCGGTCGGGCTGGCGCACGCAGCCCGCCTCAAGGGCGACGACGTGGTGGCCCTCGCCATGGTCGGCGACGGCGGCACCAGCGAGGGCGACTTCCACGAGGCCCTGAACTTCGCCGCCGTCTGGCAGGCCCCCGCCGTCTTCCTCGTCCAGAACAACGGCTTCGCGATCTCCGTGCCGCTCGCCAAGCAGACCGCGGCCCCCTCCCTCGCCCACAAGGCCGTGGGCTACGGGATGCCCGGCCGGCTCGTCGACGGCAACGACGCGGCGGCCGTGCACCAGGTGCTCACCGAGGCCGTGGAGCGGGCCCGGCGCGGCGGCGGCCCCACGCTGATCGAGGCCGTCACCTACCGCATGGACGCCCACACCAACGCCGACGACGCCACCCGCTACCGCGGGGAGAGCGAGGTCGACGTCTGGCGCGCACACGACCCGATCCTGCTGCTGGAGCGCGAGCTGACCAGGCGCGGGCTGCTCGACGACCGGGTCAGGAACGCCGCCGCCGAGGCGGCCGAGACGATGGCGGCCGCACTGCGCGAGCAGATGAACGCCGACCCCGTCCTGGACCCGATGGACCTGTTCACCCACGTCTACGCCGAGCGGACGGGCCAGCTGCGCGAGCAGGCGGCCCAGCTCACCGCCGAGCTGGACGCCGCGGCCGACGCCGAGGGAGAAGCACGATGA
- a CDS encoding TrmH family RNA methyltransferase, translating into MSTTEEPLQYDEGYGPEIGVGPHPLPWPRGERYDPELLAGGDRRNVVDEYRYWTREAIVADLDTRRHGFHVAVENWGHDFNIGSVVRTANAFLAREIHIVGRRRWNRRGAMVTDRYQHVRHHPDTASLTAWAAAEGLPVIGIDNLPGAVPLERTELPRRCVLLFGQEGPGLTEEARRHAAMVCSIAQFGSTRSINAGAAAAIAMHAWVQRHADVPMP; encoded by the coding sequence GTGAGCACCACCGAGGAACCCCTGCAGTACGACGAGGGCTACGGCCCCGAGATCGGCGTCGGGCCGCACCCGCTGCCGTGGCCGCGGGGCGAGCGGTACGACCCCGAGCTGCTGGCCGGGGGCGACCGCCGCAATGTCGTCGACGAGTACCGGTACTGGACGCGGGAGGCCATCGTGGCCGACCTCGACACCCGGCGGCACGGCTTCCATGTGGCGGTGGAGAACTGGGGCCACGACTTCAACATCGGTTCGGTGGTGCGCACCGCCAACGCCTTCCTGGCACGGGAGATCCACATCGTCGGGCGCAGGCGCTGGAACCGGCGCGGGGCCATGGTGACCGACCGCTACCAGCATGTGCGGCACCACCCGGACACCGCCTCGCTGACCGCGTGGGCCGCGGCGGAGGGCCTGCCCGTCATCGGGATCGACAATCTGCCGGGCGCCGTGCCGCTGGAGCGGACCGAGCTGCCCCGCCGCTGTGTGCTGCTCTTCGGGCAGGAAGGGCCGGGGCTGACCGAGGAGGCCCGCCGCCACGCCGCGATGGTCTGCTCGATCGCGCAGTTCGGGTCGACCAGGTCGATCAACGCGGGGGCGGCGGCGGCCATCGCGATGCACGCCTGGGTGCAGCGGCATGCCGATGTGCCGATGCCCTGA
- a CDS encoding 3-hydroxyacyl-CoA dehydrogenase has translation MTAIDSSRTVAVVGTGTMGQGIAQVALTAGHPVRLLDALPGRAEEAAKAIGARLDRLVEKGRMTPADRDAARARLHPASGPGELADAALVVEAVLEQLPVKQELFAELEKVVGDDCLLATNTSSLSVTAVAGALRNPGRFVGLHFFNPAPLLPLVEVVSGHATDEEAAVRAAATAAAWGKTPVRCADLPGFIVNRIARPFYAEAFAVHEEHGIDPATIDAVLRECGGFRMGPFELTDLIGQDVNEAVTRSVWDSFFHSPKFQPSLAQRRLVESRRLGRKSGHGWFSYAEGAERPAPADAPPGEAPAYVVAEGGLGPAAELLGMIREAGITVRDEDEDGGTRLVLPSGGQLVLADGQMASEFRDVVYFDLALDYRTAGRVALSAAPGAVGADTLAQATGLFQALGKKVTVIGDVPGMIVARTVAMLGDLALDAVARRVASAQDVDTAMRLGVNYPLGPVEWQEKLGRDWAWELLDNLHRTVPTGRYARSLGLHQWSYAADAGTEGDAS, from the coding sequence ATGACCGCCATCGACAGCAGCCGCACCGTCGCCGTGGTCGGCACGGGCACCATGGGCCAGGGCATCGCCCAGGTCGCGCTCACGGCAGGCCACCCGGTGCGTCTCCTCGACGCCCTCCCCGGGCGTGCCGAGGAGGCGGCCAAGGCCATCGGCGCCCGCCTGGACCGGCTGGTGGAGAAGGGCCGGATGACCCCGGCCGACCGGGACGCCGCTCGCGCCCGGCTGCACCCGGCCTCCGGCCCCGGGGAACTGGCCGACGCCGCGCTCGTCGTCGAGGCCGTCCTGGAGCAACTGCCGGTCAAGCAGGAGCTCTTCGCCGAACTGGAGAAGGTCGTCGGCGACGACTGCCTGCTCGCCACCAACACCTCCTCGCTCTCCGTCACCGCCGTCGCGGGGGCCCTGCGCAACCCCGGCCGCTTCGTGGGCCTGCACTTCTTCAACCCGGCCCCCCTGCTGCCCCTCGTGGAGGTCGTCAGCGGCCACGCGACCGACGAGGAGGCGGCCGTGCGCGCCGCGGCGACGGCGGCCGCATGGGGCAAGACGCCGGTGCGCTGCGCCGATCTGCCCGGCTTCATCGTCAACCGCATAGCCAGGCCCTTCTACGCGGAGGCCTTCGCCGTCCACGAGGAGCACGGGATCGATCCCGCGACGATCGACGCGGTCCTGCGCGAGTGCGGCGGCTTCCGTATGGGCCCCTTCGAGCTCACCGACCTGATCGGCCAGGACGTCAACGAGGCGGTCACCCGTTCCGTCTGGGACTCGTTCTTCCACAGCCCGAAGTTCCAGCCGTCCCTCGCGCAGCGGCGGCTGGTCGAGTCCCGCCGGCTCGGCCGCAAGTCGGGACACGGCTGGTTCTCCTACGCCGAGGGCGCCGAGCGCCCCGCGCCGGCCGACGCGCCGCCCGGGGAGGCCCCCGCGTACGTCGTCGCCGAGGGCGGCCTCGGCCCCGCCGCCGAACTGCTCGGGATGATCCGCGAGGCCGGCATCACCGTGCGGGACGAGGACGAGGACGGCGGCACCCGCCTGGTGCTGCCCAGCGGCGGACAACTGGTGCTCGCCGACGGCCAGATGGCGTCCGAGTTCCGGGACGTCGTCTACTTCGATCTCGCGCTCGACTACCGGACCGCCGGACGCGTGGCGCTCTCCGCCGCCCCCGGCGCCGTGGGGGCCGACACCCTCGCGCAGGCCACGGGCCTGTTCCAGGCCCTGGGCAAGAAGGTCACCGTCATCGGCGACGTGCCCGGCATGATCGTCGCGCGCACGGTCGCGATGCTGGGCGACCTCGCGCTCGACGCGGTCGCCAGGCGGGTCGCCTCCGCGCAGGACGTCGACACGGCGATGCGGCTCGGCGTCAACTACCCGCTCGGGCCCGTCGAGTGGCAGGAGAAGCTGGGCCGCGACTGGGCCTGGGAGCTGCTGGACAACCTCCACCGGACGGTGCCCACCGGGCGCTACGCACGCAGTCTCGGCCTGCACCAGTGGTCGTACGCGGCGGACGCCGGCACGGAAGGGGACGCCTCGTGA
- a CDS encoding alpha-ketoacid dehydrogenase subunit beta, with translation MTTAAAKPVTMAQALQRAMRDAMAEDPTVHVMGEDVGTLGGVFRVTDGLTKEFGEDRCTDTPLAEAGILGTAVGMAMYGLRPVVEMQFDAFAYPAFEQLISHVARMRNRTRGGMPLPLTIRVPYGGGIGGVEHHSDSSEAYYMATPGLHVVTPATVEDAYGMLRAAIASDDPVVFLEPKRLYWSKAQWSPDAPTAVEPIGRAVVRRPGRSATLITYGPSVPVCMEAAEAARAEGWDLEVVDLRSLVPFDDETVCASVRRTGRAVVVHESNGFGGPGGEIAARVTERCFHHLEAPVLRVAGFDIPYPPPMLEKHHLPGVDRVLDAVARLQWEAES, from the coding sequence ATGACCACGGCCGCGGCGAAGCCGGTGACCATGGCCCAGGCCCTGCAGCGCGCGATGCGCGACGCGATGGCCGAGGACCCGACCGTCCACGTCATGGGGGAGGACGTCGGCACCCTCGGCGGCGTCTTCCGCGTGACGGACGGGCTGACCAAGGAGTTCGGCGAGGACCGCTGCACCGACACCCCGCTGGCCGAGGCGGGCATCCTCGGCACGGCCGTCGGCATGGCGATGTACGGGCTGCGGCCCGTGGTCGAGATGCAGTTCGACGCCTTCGCCTACCCGGCGTTCGAGCAGCTGATCAGCCATGTCGCCCGGATGCGCAACCGCACCCGCGGCGGCATGCCGCTCCCCCTGACGATCCGGGTGCCGTACGGCGGCGGCATCGGCGGCGTCGAGCACCACAGCGACTCCTCAGAGGCCTACTACATGGCGACGCCCGGCCTCCACGTCGTCACCCCCGCCACCGTCGAGGACGCCTACGGGATGCTCCGGGCCGCCATCGCCTCGGACGACCCGGTCGTCTTCCTGGAGCCCAAGCGGCTCTACTGGTCCAAGGCCCAGTGGTCCCCCGACGCGCCCACCGCCGTCGAGCCGATCGGCCGCGCCGTGGTCCGCCGTCCGGGCCGCAGCGCCACGCTCATCACCTACGGCCCGTCCGTCCCCGTCTGCATGGAGGCCGCCGAGGCCGCCCGTGCCGAGGGCTGGGACCTGGAGGTCGTCGACCTGCGCTCGCTGGTGCCGTTCGACGACGAGACGGTCTGCGCGTCGGTGCGGCGCACGGGCCGGGCGGTCGTCGTCCACGAGTCCAACGGGTTCGGCGGGCCCGGCGGCGAGATCGCGGCACGGGTCACCGAGCGCTGCTTCCACCACCTGGAGGCCCCGGTGCTGCGGGTCGCCGGCTTCGACATCCCGTATCCGCCGCCCATGCTGGAGAAGCACCATCTGCCGGGCGTCGACAGGGTGCTGGACGCGGTCGCGAGGCTGCAGTGGGAGGCGGAGAGCTGA
- the paaN gene encoding phenylacetic acid degradation protein PaaN — MQLTETHRPTLDQALEAIRTRAYWSPHPEHPKAYGETAPADGLAAFEALRNHRFDLDQPGTDGWTGGEVSPYGPELGIEYPHADPDVLLPAMRAGTAAWREAGPETRALVCIEILARISARTHEFAHAVMHTSGQAFLMAFQAGGPHAQDRGLEAVAYAYAEQTRTPAEADWSKPQGKRDPLELRKTFTTAGRGIALMIGCNTFPTWNGYPGLFASLATGNPVLVKPHPRAVLPLALTVKVAREVLAEAGFDPNLVALAVERPGEGIAKSLAVRPEIRIIDYTGSTAFGDWLESNARQAQVYTEKAGVNTVVVDSTDDYKGMLSNLAFSLSLYSGQMCTTPQNVLVPRDGIATDQGHRTYEEVAADLAAAVSGLLGDDARANALLGALVNPDVKARLEAASGLGEVALASREVPHPEFPGATVRTPVMVKLDGARKLWESQENEPAYLSECFGPVSFVVAVDSTEDALELLRRTIRDKGAMTVGAYTTSQETERALEEVCLDESAQLSLNLTGGVYVNQTAAFSDFHGSGGNPAANAALCDGAFVSNRFRVVEVRRQA; from the coding sequence ATGCAGCTGACCGAGACCCACCGGCCCACGCTCGACCAGGCCCTCGAAGCGATCCGCACGCGCGCCTACTGGTCCCCCCACCCGGAACACCCCAAGGCATACGGCGAGACAGCGCCGGCGGACGGCCTCGCGGCCTTCGAGGCGCTGCGCAACCACCGCTTCGACCTGGACCAGCCGGGCACGGACGGCTGGACGGGCGGCGAGGTGTCGCCCTACGGCCCGGAGCTCGGCATCGAGTACCCGCACGCCGATCCGGACGTCCTGCTGCCCGCGATGCGCGCGGGCACCGCGGCCTGGCGCGAGGCCGGTCCCGAGACCAGGGCCCTGGTCTGCATCGAGATCCTGGCCCGCATCAGCGCCCGTACCCACGAATTCGCCCACGCGGTGATGCACACCAGCGGGCAGGCGTTCCTGATGGCCTTCCAGGCGGGCGGCCCGCACGCGCAGGACCGCGGCCTGGAGGCCGTGGCGTACGCCTACGCGGAGCAGACCAGGACCCCGGCCGAGGCCGACTGGTCCAAGCCCCAGGGCAAGCGCGACCCGCTGGAGCTGCGCAAGACGTTCACCACGGCGGGCCGCGGCATCGCCCTGATGATCGGCTGCAACACCTTCCCCACGTGGAACGGCTACCCGGGCCTCTTCGCCTCGCTGGCCACGGGCAACCCGGTCCTGGTCAAGCCGCACCCGCGCGCCGTGCTCCCGCTGGCCCTCACCGTGAAGGTCGCCCGCGAGGTCCTGGCCGAGGCCGGCTTCGACCCGAATCTGGTGGCCCTGGCCGTCGAGCGCCCGGGCGAGGGCATCGCCAAGTCGCTGGCCGTCCGCCCCGAGATCAGGATCATCGACTACACGGGCTCCACCGCCTTCGGCGACTGGCTGGAGAGCAACGCGCGGCAGGCCCAGGTCTACACCGAGAAGGCCGGCGTCAACACGGTCGTCGTCGACTCGACCGACGACTACAAGGGCATGCTGTCCAACCTCGCCTTCTCGCTCTCCCTCTACAGCGGCCAGATGTGCACCACCCCGCAGAACGTCCTGGTCCCCCGGGACGGCATCGCCACCGACCAGGGCCACCGGACGTACGAGGAGGTGGCCGCCGACCTGGCCGCCGCCGTGAGCGGACTGCTCGGCGACGACGCCCGGGCGAACGCCCTGCTCGGCGCGCTGGTCAACCCCGACGTCAAGGCCAGGCTGGAGGCCGCGTCCGGTCTCGGCGAGGTGGCACTGGCGTCCCGCGAGGTGCCCCACCCGGAGTTCCCCGGCGCCACGGTCCGCACCCCGGTGATGGTCAAGCTCGACGGCGCCCGCAAGCTCTGGGAATCCCAGGAGAACGAGCCGGCCTACCTCTCGGAGTGCTTCGGCCCGGTCTCCTTCGTCGTCGCCGTCGACTCGACGGAGGACGCCCTGGAGCTGCTGCGCCGCACGATCCGCGACAAGGGCGCGATGACGGTCGGCGCGTACACCACCTCGCAGGAGACGGAGCGGGCGCTGGAGGAGGTCTGCCTCGACGAGTCGGCCCAGCTCTCGCTGAATCTCACGGGCGGGGTCTACGTCAACCAGACGGCCGCGTTCTCCGACTTCCACGGCTCCGGGGGCAACCCCGCGGCCAACGCCGCGCTGTGCGACGGGGCCTTCGTGTCCAACCGCTTCCGCGTGGTGGAGGTCCGGCGACAGGCCTGA
- a CDS encoding Lrp/AsnC family transcriptional regulator, producing MADGGDRTDPAPPARPLDAIDRDILRMLQTDGRASIRSVAERVHVSRANAYARINRLIDDGVIRGFSARVDHERAGQGASAYITLKIVQNSWRTVREQLQALPGAAHIALVSGDFDVLLLVHTADNRTLRELVLTRLQSIPEVLSTRTLLVFEETDLDRAPGIPAPGLGGDPDRREGP from the coding sequence ATGGCCGACGGTGGGGACCGCACGGATCCCGCGCCCCCCGCGCGCCCCCTGGACGCGATCGACCGCGACATCCTGCGGATGCTCCAGACGGACGGCCGGGCCTCGATACGCTCCGTCGCGGAACGCGTCCACGTCTCGCGGGCCAACGCCTACGCGCGCATCAACCGGCTCATCGACGACGGGGTGATCCGCGGCTTCAGCGCCCGGGTCGACCACGAGCGGGCGGGGCAGGGGGCCTCCGCCTACATCACGCTCAAGATCGTGCAGAACTCGTGGCGCACCGTGCGCGAGCAGCTCCAGGCGCTGCCGGGCGCGGCCCACATCGCGCTGGTCAGCGGTGACTTCGACGTCCTGCTGCTGGTGCACACGGCGGACAACCGGACACTGCGGGAACTGGTGCTCACCCGCCTCCAGTCCATCCCGGAGGTGCTGTCCACACGGACGCTGCTGGTCTTCGAGGAGACGGACCTCGACCGCGCGCCGGGAATCCCGGCACCGGGCCTCGGCGGGGACCCGGACCGGCGGGAGGGCCCGTAG